The DNA segment TCGACAGTATCTCGACCTTTGTCGGGGTAGCCGAGGTTGGCGGTTTCATGGACAAGGAAACCAACCAGCCCAAGAATGTCGGCCGTGCCCTGCTGGTGGATGCTATCGGTACCACCCTGTCGGGTATGTTCGGGACCAGCTCGGCAACCACCTACATCGAGTCGGCTGCCGGGGTAGAAGAGGGCGGTCGCACCGGTCTGACCGCGGTGATCACCGGCCTGTTGTTCCTCCCGTTTATCTTTCTGTCGCCGATTGTCGGGTTCATCCCGGCGGTAGCTACCGCACCGGTACTGGTACTGGTTGGTCTGTTCATGATCCACCCGGTACTGCATATCCGCTGGAGCAGCTTCGAGGAAGCCCTGCCGGCCTTCCTGGCGATGATCCTGATCCCGCTGACCTACAACATTACCCAGGGTATTGTATGGGGTTTCCTGAGCTACACCCTGATCAAGGTGTTCCGCGGCAAGGCCAAAGAGATTCAGCCGACCCTATGGATCATCAACATCTTTGCTATCCTGTCGCTGGTTGCCGGTCATTAATCCGGTCACTGCCAGTTTCAGGCTCAGCTGATGCGACGCCCGGTCCACTGGCCGGGCGTTTTTTTTGGCTCTGCTTGACCAAAAGCGCTGATTTGCTATGATTAGCCACATGACAAAACGAGAACGATTTCGCACCTGGTTTATGGAACACATCACCCTGCATGAGCACGAGGACGACAAGACCGAGCTGGCGAATGGTCTCACCCATCTGTTCGGTGCCGGACTGAGCCTGGTTGCCCTGGCGGCGATTATCATCAAGACCGTACCGCAGGATGATCCGACTATGGCGTTTGCCGGGATTATTTTCGGCCTGACCATGCTGCTTTTGTATTTTTCCAGCAGTATGTACCATCTGGTCAGCGGACCGCTGGTTAAACGGATCATGCGCATCATGGACCACAGCACGATCTACATGCTGATCGCCGGGACCTATACCCCGGTCATGCTGTATGTCGGTAACCGCCCGGCGACCATAGTCCTGATTGCGGTGTGGAGCCTTACGGTAATCGGCATTGCATTTACCCTGTTGTTCTGGGGACGCTATGGAGCCCTGCACGTGGTTTTTTACATAGCAATGGGGTGGATGATTGTGTTTATCTGGGACAGCCTGCAAGGCATTCCCACGGAATTCCTGTACTGGGCGATTGCCGGCGGGGTGACTTATACCGCCGGTACCCTGGTGTACGCCGCCAAACAGATTCCCTACTACCATGCTATCTGGCATCTGTTTGTTGTCGGTGGGAGTGCAAGCTTTTTTATCGGGATCTACCAGCATCTGCTGTAGCGGTGGCCATACAACTAGAACGGGGGGCTGGTACAACTGCAGCAGGATAACGTATAATATCTTGCGCAATTTCAAGTTTCGATAAAAAGAAAGTCCTCAATCTGACGATTGATTAAGTACGACCCAAACCAAGTCAGAAGGAGGACCCCATGGGTAAGATTATCGAGATAAACGAGCAGGAAGTCAAAGACCATTTGGGTAATTTTGTCAGGGAGACGGTGGAGGAAACCTTGAACGCTATGCTGGAGGCAGAAGCAGAACAGCTGTGTAATGCGCAAAAACATGAGCGCAGCTCTGAGCGAACGGGGTATCGTGCCGGACATTATGATAGGAAACTGCTAACGAAAGCAGGCGAAGTGAATCTGCAGGTTCCCAAGCTGAAGAAGGTGACGTTTGAAACTGCCATTATTGAACGGTATAAGCGACGCGAGATCTCTGTTGAGGAGGCAATGGTAGAGATGTACTTGGCTGGCGTTTCTGTCAGACGTGTCGAGGATATCACCGAAGCCCTTTGGGGTGCCAAGGTCTCACCAGGAACTATCAGCAACCTCAATAAGAAAATCTACGAAGAAATTGAAAAATGGCGCAACCTGCCGTTGAAGCAGCGCTACACCTATGTCTACCTTGATGGCATCTGGATGAAACGATCCTGGGCTGGTGAAGTACGCAATGTATCCGTTCTGGTAGCCATAGGCGTTAATCAGGATGGTTTCAGGGAGATAATCGGGGTTGCCGAAGGCACCAAGGAAGACAAAGACAGCTGGCAGCGATTTCTCCGCTATTTGAAAGGCCGGGGACTGGAAACAGTGGAGATGTTTATCTCTGACAAGTCTCTGGGATTGGTAGAAGCGATACCAGAGTTTTTTCCTGATTCCCGGTGGCAGCGGTGCGTAGTGCATTTTTACCGCAATGTATTCAGCTTTGTTCCGCAGGGAAAAGTCAAAGCTGTTGCAACCATGTTGAAGGCCATTCATGCCCAGGAAAACCTGGAAGAGGCAGTCCGAAAGAAAGACCAGATTGCGAAGAAACTGATTGAAATGAAATTGTCCAAAGCAGCGGAGATCGTTCGAGAAGGTGCATTAGAAACCTTCTCGTATTATTATTTCCCGGTCGAACACTGGAAACGGATCAGGACCAATAACGGGCTTGAAAGAATCATGCGAGAAATCAGAAGGAGGACACGTGTAATCGGTTCGTTCCCTGATGGTGAGTCAGCACTGATGCTGGTTGCAGCACGACTGCGCCACATCTCGAACTCAACATGGAGTGAACGGAAATATCTGAATATGGATCTGATGATCGAGTACGATCACGATCATCAGGCATCATAACAGCAGGGTCACAGATTGATGGACGCTGAATTTGCGCAAGATATTTGACACTACCTGCAGCAGTGGTCCGTACAAACAGACGGCGGCCTGATGGCCGCCTTTTTTTATGCTCGTAATGTGTCGAGTCTACACAGCAGCCGTGAAACCCGGCACCGTGCTGCTAATTCTTGAACAGGATGCCGATGGTGCCGAAATGGCTGTAGCGACCCATGTAGGTGCTTTCTGCAAATACCGCAAGGTTGTCATTCAGGAAGTAGTTCACTCCCTGATACGAAGCCAGTCGCAGGCGGTTGTAGCCCGACCACGCCGGCCGGATAATATCATACACCATGCCGATGCCAACGTAGACATCCAGATTATTCAGTTCCCGAACCGGGACATCAAACTCACGGAATCCAAGATGGATGGTACCGAAACCACCGGCATTCACGATCATGGTGCTCTCACCCCAGTAACCGCGGTACCAGGTTATGTTGCCGCGGCCGGATACACCAAAACTCAGCGGGATTACATCGACGACATCAACCTGGGCCAGGGTCAGTTCCAGCCCGGGATACAGATTCAGCCAGGTGCCGCGATAGCCCCAGCCGCCAAGTCCCAGACCGAAGGTCGCGGAGATGTCACCGGGCTCGAAGTAGGCCCCCCAGCTGATATCATCGCCATCGCCTGGATCTGTAGTGTCGGGTTCATCTGCACTGACCGACGTGACAACGATTGCCATACACAGGAATGCGAGCAGAATTGTGTGTCTCATGATTTCCTCCTGAGGGCACTGTAGCGCAGATCATGGGGGAAAACAAAGTAAAAGGGTCGGAAATGCTATTCGTCGCCGTTTTGCAAAAAACCGGCGATCATCGCATCGATGTCACCCTGGTCGGAATCAAGCTTGCGTTCAAAGGCCAGCTCCTGATTGGTGTCTCGCAGTTTACGCAGCAGACTGTGCACCATAACCAGCAGTATGGTGTTGGCGGCACGCGGCTGTTTGCGCACGAACTGTACAAACTGGTCTCGTTGCAGGCGCATAATAACAGCATTGTCGGCTGCGCGTACCGAGGCCGTACGGCGCATTTTCAGGAAAACACCTGCCTCCCCAAAAACCTCGCCGCTGCCCAGACAGCACAGATAGACCTCTTTGCTGTCATCTCCGGTTACTACATTCACACTGCCATCGATCACCGTGTACAGATAAGGGGTCTTTTCTCCCTCCTGGACGATCGTCTCGCCCGGGGCTACATCGAAAAACTCTACGAATTCACCCAGGTTGCGACGAGCTGTATCGCTCAGGTAGCGAAACAGAAATATTGAACCCAGCCCCTCGACCAGCGTTTGGCGACGTGATGCTTCATTGATTGCCTTCATGGAGACAAGTATTGATCCAGGCTGAAGAAATGTCAAATATGGTATGCAACCTGCTGGAGGCCGTCCAGGATGACGGTCGCACAGGCTGACGCCTGCAGAGGCTTGCAGTCGCAAAGCTCTGGCGTCAAGGAATACTGTGGCCTCTGACTGCGGTATACAACTGGTACCATTGGTCCCGATCCAGCAAATCTCTCTCAGCCTGGGCACAGGCAGCAATGCGTCCCGGGTGTGTGGTGCCGATAATCGGCTGTATCCGTGCCGGGTGTTTCATGATCCAGGACAATGCAGTTGCCTCGGGACTGACGCCAAGCTGTGTCGCGAGACGGGACACGGTATCGGCGGCCTGAGAAAGCTCGGGTCTGGATTCGGGAACCCCGCGACCGGTAAGAATCCCGCCGTCTAATGAACCCCATGCCTGCAGTTGTATTTCACGCTGGTAGCAATGCTCAATGGTTGCATCAGCAGCGACCGGGCTGCTGTTCCATGTCACCCCGTTGTCGATCAACTGCGAATGGACAAGACTCAGCTGAATCTGATTGATGATCAACGGGAAGTCGAGCGATTGCTGCAACAGCTCGATCTGGCCGTGATGAAAATTGGAGACCCCGAACCAGCGGACCTTTCCCTGAGCATGCAGCAGCGAACACGCTTCGGCAATCTCGTCTGGCCGCATCAGCGGGTCCGGACGATGCAGCAGCAGGATGTCCAGACAGTCAATGCCCAGGCGCTCAAGAATCCCCTCGACAGAGTGCAATATCCAGTCGCGAGACAGATCATACCGTTGCGGTGCACCCGACTCCGGATCCTCCAGCCGGATACCGCATTTACTTTGCAGCACCATTCGCTGGCGGAGTTCGGGTGCTGCGGACAGAACCTTCCCGAAACATGCCTCGGCCTTGCCGAACGCATAGATGTCAGCATGATCAAACAGATTGATGCCGCTTTCCAGTGCGGTTTCCATGGCGATCCGGGCTGCATTTATATCATCAGTACTTACCGGATTGCTGTTCCAGCCGCCACCCAGCCCCATACATCCGTAGCCTACCGCTGAAACCTCCAGATCAGTCCCTGCTATAGTGAAATATTCCATGAAGCCAGTCTAAATTTTTCACCAAAAACTGGCAATCCACTTGTCGACACCCGGTTTGGATGGGTATGTTCGACGCATGAATACATTACAAAAACGGTCAACAGGTTACGCTGTTCTGGGGTTTGTGGTCGCCGCACTGATGCTGGCTATCCCGTTGTCAGCTCAGGGTCAGCAGGAATCCGGTCATGCCGGGCATGGTGATCAACAGGCTGCAGCCGGAAACAGCGAGGTAGAGGTTTTCACCCCGGATGCCGACGGGGTTGTCGAGATCGAGTTCAGCAATCGCGGCTTTCAGTACACACCTGCTGCGGTTCAGGTGCCGAAGGGCGCCACGGTGCGGATCGTCTATACCAGCAGCGGTCGCCACGACTGGCGTCTGGATGGGTACGGGGTCGGTACCGCAGTGCTGGGTAACAACCAGACCGAAACCGTCGAGTTCACCGCCGATACCGCCGGTGAGTTCGAGTTCTATTGCAGCGTCGCGAATCACCGGGCACAGGGAATGGCCGGTCGCTTTATTGTCGCTGAATAACGGTCATGCTTTGGCGCGCTGCAGCCAGGAGCCATGGCTCCTCTGCGGCGCGCGTGTACTATATCCGGCTGCGGTCAGCTTTTGATAAGCCCTCGCTCGTGTAAAAACTGTTCGAACAAATCAAGAATGATAGGGTCAACCTTCACGTGCTCATGCACAAAATCTTTGCGGAGGACTGCAATCGTCTCATCCGGGGTCAGCGGTTTTCGGTACAAACGGTTCGGATCGGTCAAGGAATCGAACACATCGATTACTTCGAGCATTTTCGCCGGGAAGTAGGCCAGAACCTGATAGTCGATCAGCGGCTCCATTTCATAGGACATCAGGTGATCAATCTGCGCATCGGGATTCATCTGCTTATAACGAGTAAGCAGTTCACGGAAGTAACCATAGCCGCTGGGGGCGCCATAGTATTCATGGTGATATCCGGTGATCAACGCGGCCTCGCGAGGGTAGACAGTCTTTTCCATAACCGCCTTGTAGCCGATTTTGACATGACGTACGACCTTCTCCCGATCGAATCCTTCTTCCCCCTCATGGTATTCGATATCCTCGGTCTTGCCGACATCGTGTACCAGATACCCCATGGCAAAGTCGCGTATCTCTTCCAGGGTGAGACTGCGCATGCCGCCCCAGAATACCCGTTCCAGGGTAAGATCGGACTCATCGACGTGGGGTAAAAGCCGCTGGTAGTGTGATCGATAGCGCTCGGCAAAATGAGCCCGGATGCGGTTGGCCAGGCTGGTCCCGGCGTACTGCTGGTTGTAATACAGTAAAAAAGACACCCCCATCAGGAATACCCGGGTCATATGCTGGACCACGGTACCATTGGATCGCTGTACCAGCTCGGCAATCAAATCCTCCTTGTAGAGGTCATTGGCCAGCAGCGTACAGGCTGACTTGACCATCTTTTCTGTGGAGGCTACCAGGGAGGCGGAGTGGCGCTGTGCCTCGGCGTTCCCCATTCGCAAGGCTTCCTGTATGGTGGCTTTGTTGATCATCGCCGTGCGAGCGGTACTGAGGGTAAGGGTAGCATTGACCGTATGAATGTCCGGTTTGTCCGCCTTGGCAAGCTCCTCAAGCTCGGCGGCGTGGCCGCTGATCAGTTCTGCACGCTCTTCCGGGACAAGCTCGAGGATCTCCTCGTAATCGCTGCCGAAATTGGGTGGCTTCTGACGTACCTGGCCTGTGGTGGTGTCGGGAGAATCAGCAGCCTTCCGGGCGGGATCGTTATCAGGCGTGATACCGGATGTGTCCCGGTGCGAATCGGGGTGATGGTGTTCTGCCGGGGGGAATGCCTGCTCAACGACCCGGGCGGTTTCTGGACTGATAAAGTAATCGTAATCCCCACTGCTGCGGAAAAACTTGGGGTTGTTCAGCAGAAGTGAACGCAAGGGAACCGAACGCTCCTTGCCGGTTGATCTTCGGCGTGCGGTTACAATATAGCCACGCGATGCCATAAACTGCAGCGCGCGCGGCTCTCGCCGTATGATGTCACGTAGTGGTATATACTCTTCTTCTCCCACCCCTTAAGTGTCTGTTTCCGCAGGCTGCTTGTCAATAGTGCAGGCGCCGGCTTTGCCTTACCCGAACAAAATGAACCATGTACAGAACACCAAACCCGGCGTACAATACAGCCATGCGTTCAGATTATGGTGCACCCAGGTTCGATTTTTTTACCAATCCTCGCGTAGTGATGGGGCTTGGCGAGTTCGCGCGTCTGCCGGATCTTGTTTGCAGCATGAATGCCTCGCTGCAGCCCGCACCCGAATCCTGTCGTCGGGTACTGCTGGTACGCGGCGGGGAATCCCTTCAGCAGACCCCGCAATGGCGTAATCTGCTGAGGGAACTGAACAGTCGCGGAATTCAGCTGTACGAACAGGAAGTTAGCTGTGAGCCCTCGGTAGAATTGATTGATGGTGCGGTAGAAGATTACCGTGAGGAGCATATCCAGGTAGTTGTCGGGATCGGCGGCGGCAGTGTAATGGATGCCGCCAAGGCAATCGCCGCCATGCTCACCGTCTCGGGTTCAGTCGAGGATTATCTCGAGGGTATTGGTACCCGACAGCACCCTGGCACGACCTTGCCGGTCGTGGCGGTACCGACCACCGCAGGTACCGGTAGTGAGGCTACCAAAAATTCGGTTATCAGCAAACTCGGACGTAACGGCTACAAGAAATCACTGCGACATGACAATTTCGTACCGGATCTTGCAATCCTTGATGGCGAGCTGAGCATCGCGTGTCCATCCGGAATAACGGCTGCCTGCGGGCTGGATGCACTGACCCAGCTGATGGAGGCGTATACATCGACCAAAGCAAATCTGCTTACCGATGCCCTGGCGATCAGCGGGCTGCACCAGCTTGCCTGGGCACTGCCAGTATGTGTAGAGAGTTCCTCACCTGAACCTGCGGCCCGGCAGGCCATGCTGTATGCGGCCTATGCTTCGGGTGTGTGCCTTGCCAATGCTGGTCTCGGGGTTGTTCATGGTATGGCCGGGGTCATTGGCGGGCGTTTCGATATTGCCCACGGCGTGGTCTGCGGAGCGTTGCTTGATGCTGCTGTCCGGGTGAATATAAATACCATGCAGCGGGATCCGGCCAGTTTCGAGCACCCTATTAATCGCTATCGCTCCGTCGGCAGTATTCTGTGCAGTGCTGCCGGGAATCGGTCTGGCACCGCTGCAGCAGAAGGCGATGATGGGCTGCATCGCCTGACAGCGCTGCTGCAGGACTGGAAGCTTCGCTGGAACCCGGGCAGCCTGTCCCGATTCGGAGTGGGTGAACAAGACATTCCTGGCATAATTTCAGCATCCGGACAGAAAAACAATCCGGTAGTACTTTCCGAGAACGATATGAGTGATATTGTACATGCATCACTATAGCCGGATATTTCTGGTATAAAACCAGTTTAATAACCCGCGTTACTATTACCTGTGAATAACTTGATACTTGCGCTTTTTTCCACCTCTGTTTACCATACCCCGATAGGGAGGATATGGTATGCACGGAGGGGAACCGCTTCTGGCCGAGGCCGGGCTTGATCCGCACGCGCTGAAAAAGCTGCTGCTTAAGGACGCCGGACAGATAGACCAGATCGGGCAGCTTGCGGCAGCAGATCGATTTTCGGCCCGTGTACCTCAGTGGTATTATCGGGTAGTGCTGTCTCTGCTGACCAGCATGGATCTGAGTGAGGCCGAGGCCGAGAATCATTTCTTTGCCATTCTGCAGCACCGGCAGGATCTTTCCGTCCGAATGGGGCGTGATATCGGTATACGGGTGGCGTGTCTGGACTATTTTCTGCATGTCGAGAACCGGATGATCAATCCGAAGCTGGTAGAGGCCGATCTGTTTGAGCAGTTACTGGGCAAGACAAAGCTTGATCCGAAGCTTCAGTGTTACAACTATCCGTTTTTTCTTGAACTCGCCCAGACAGAGCTGCATAAGACGCGCCGTCATGGCGGCAGTTTTTCTATTCTGATGCTCGACCTGGACGACTTCAAACAGCTGAATGATACCTGTGGGCATGTATGTGCAGATGAAGTCCTGAGGTATTGTGTGGACGCGATGCGTGAACAGCTGCGGGTGGAGGATATTATCGGTCGCTACGGGGGGGATGAGTTTATCTGCCTGCTGCCGCACACCGCTGCTGAAGGTGTCGGATGTGTACTCAAACGGATACGAACCGCACTGCTGGATTGTCCTGTGGTGTTACCCGGTGCAGAGGCCTGTCTGGTGCACTTTTCCGGCGGGGTAGCAGAGTATCCAGGAGACGGGGATGATCTGGATACCCTGGTAAGAACCGCTGATACGCGTCTGTACCAGGCGAAAGAAGCCGGAAAGAACATGGTGTACAGTGGAAAAGGCGATATCGGACTATAGGGATACAGGTGAGCCGGCAGCCGCCTGATCGGGTTCCATTTCGCCGCTGAAACAGTGGATTGTTTCTCCTTTGGCCTCTATCAAGGCCTCGCCCTCGGGTCCTATACCGGAAAACCTGCCATGTATCCGGTTTTTCCCCTGATGCAGTACAACCCGGTAATTCAGGTATCGCATGTAGCCATTGATCGAGTCCAGGAGGCGGTTAACCGTATACCCGGCAGCAGCATGCAGGTTGGTGAGGATGGCCGACAACAGATCATCCCTGTTCGGTGTACAGCCGGCTGCGCCGAGGAAGGTCGCGGGTGTCCGCAGGGTTTCATCGGGTGGGCAGGATGTCAGGTTGATCCCGATACCCGCCAGCAGCCAATCCTGACCAGCGGTCTCTACCAGGACTCCGCCAAGTTTACGATCGTCAAGAAATATATCATTCGGCCATTTCAGGGAAATCCCGTCTGCACCACGTGATGTAGATGCCGAGAGCTGTTCCGCCACTGCGGCGGCAGCTGCCCAGCCGACAACGAGTGAGGCTGCCGGGGCAGGTGGCAGGTCAGACCGATGCAGGATAATGGTAGCCAGTAATGAACTGCCTGGATCCGCTGCCCAGGTTCGCGACGGCCCGCGAGCGCGCCCGGCAGTCTGTTCATCGGTATGCACGATCGTCCCGGAGACAGCACCGTACGAGACCTCACCCCGTAGTGACCTGGTGAGCAGCTGTCGTGCAGATACCATGGTCGACATAGTTCGAGGAATATACTGTATCGTCCCACCAAATGGATTGTATATCGTATTCACCACACCGTTTGTACGACAATTTTGCGCTTTTTCGCAAGACCTACTATACTGGCCATGTGAACAACTCAGATGATCATACAGAACCGGGGCAGTCCAATCCCACGCAGCTGATCCGATTACAGGAGAGCATGCGGCAGATAGAATCCCTCAGGATCGAGCTGGATACCGTCCGGATGCAGAAAATCGAGCTTGAGCATGAGCTGGAACGAACCTCCCTGCGCCGCCGTGAACTGGAAAAGCTGCTGTCGCTGCATGAAAAGACCGGGCTGCCGACCCATTTCCGACTGAAAACCGAGTTGCAGCAGACCCTTGATCACCTGAACCACACCGGCGACGGTAATTTGTCGGTTATGATCCTTCATCTGGACAAGACTATAAATACCTTGCAGCGGACTACTAAAACCAGCATCTCCGAGTGGGTACTGTACCAGCTCGGAAATCGCTTCCTGGAAATGCTGAGTGAGCAGGAGCAGGTATTCCATACCCGGGATGCCGAGTTCGTCTTCCTGCTTCGGGTACCTCAGGATGACAGCTTGTACCGTAAGGTCAAACAGATTTTTCAGCGGTTACGTGAACCCTTCATGTTCTCTAATATCAAGGTCACGCTTGATGGCTGGGCCGGGATTGCGCTGTATCCGGATCATGGTGTCACCCGTTCGGTACTGATGCGGCACGCCGATGTTGCCTTAGGAAGTGCACTCGAGCAGAAGCGCAGTTCCGTGGTGTTCCAGGAACAGTTGATGCATCAGGTTATCGAAAAGATGGATCTGCAGAACAGCATAATTCGGGCAATCGAGGCCCCGGCTATGGAGAATATCGGGCAGCAGTTCAGCCTGCAGTATCAGCCCAAGCTCTTTGTCGGTGATTGTGCCGGAGATGGGCATTTCGTACAGCGTATAGAGGGTGAAGCATTGATGCGCTGGCGCCATCCCGAGAAGGGGGTTATCGCCCCGGATCGATTCATCCCACTTGCTGAGGAAACCGGCTTGATCATGCCAATGGGAAAATGGGTTGTGTACACCGCGGCCCAGCAGATCCTGTCCTGGCAGCAGCAGGGGATGACCGGGGTCCCGATAGCGGTGAACATTTCTGCGCGGCAGCTGCAGAATGACGATATTCTGGAGATCGTGAGGAACCTGGTCAAAAGCAAAGGTCTGCCGCCGCAGCAGCTGATATTTGAGCTCACCGAAACCGCGATTTTCGAAGACCCCGAGCGGGCCAAACGAACCATGCAGAAGCTTACCGATCTGGGTATCAGGATTTCAATTGATGACTTCGGTACCGGGTACAGTTCATTGAGCTATCTCAGCCGCTTTCCCGTGCACGAAATCAAGGTTGATCGCCTGTTTATTGCGCGTTTTCTGAAGAACCAGGCCGATGATGCAATCATACGCAGTATCACCCGTCTTGCCCAGGAGATGGAATGGAACATCGTCGCCGAAGGTGTCGAGAAGCTCGAAGAGGTGGAACGGCTGCGTGATATTGGTGTTCAGTGCTTTCAGGGTTTTTACTTCGCCAAACCGATGATTCCCGATGATTTTTTCCGCTTCGTATCCAGTCTGACAGACAACGACATGATTCTGAATATTTAAAGATCGCAGAATAGCGTTTTGAGTGATAACAAAACGACACCTGCATTTTTCACTTTTCCGTCGCTGAAATGATTCCCCAGGCAGATTTTTTGTGTAGTAACAGGTACCAACCCATTGCAGGAGGTACCAATGCATACACCCCCGTTCTGTCCCAATCCGGACTGCCACCACCACCATCATCATACCCGAACCCGGGCTGAAAAAGCACGGGTTGGCACCTGGTTCTGGCGCAAGGGTCTACGATATACTGCCTGTGCCGGCAGCCACCAGCGCTACCAGTGCATCGCCTGCAAGCGGTTTTTCACCGAGCGCACTTTCTCGATTGACTACCGCGTGCACCGTACCGTGTCCTACCGCGACCTGATCCGCGACATCTCCAGCCGGGTCAGTCTGGCCGCCACCCACCGCAACCGCGGGATCTCCCCGGCAATCAGGCGCAACCGAGTCGGTCGTCTGGCGCGCAACTGCATCGCTCTGCATGCCGAGTGCCGCCCGTATCTCACCACTCCGGAGGATCTGATTGCCGATGGATTTGTGTCGTTCGAGGTGAGTCAGTATTATCCTTGCAACCTGCATATCCTGATTGGCAAGGACAGCGAGTATCTCTTTGCTATGGATCACGTTACCATCCGCCGTACCGGCCGGATGAGCCCGCGCCAGAAGATCCGCCAGGCCGAGTTGGAGGCGGTCTACCGCCCGGCTCCGGACGGGATCATCACCTCGTTTACCCGGATCTTACACAGCATGGCCTGGCTGGTGCTGCAATGGGAGCCGGAAGACCCCGTACAGCTGATTACCGACAACAAGAAAGAGTACCCCGACGCGATCAGCCGCTGCGAAGTAGCTCATCAGCTTCTCAGTGAACAGAGCCTTGGCTGGCGGCATATCAGCTCGAATCATCATCGCGGGCCTGGCGGGCCGATGTTTGCGATGGACAATTTTGACCGCGAGCTGCGCAAGGATATCGCGGCCTATGTGCGCGAGACGGTCACCTTCCGGCGCAATGTGCAGAACGCGATGGAGTCGGTGCAGGTGTATCGTATGTATCATAATTTTC comes from the Spirochaeta africana DSM 8902 genome and includes:
- a CDS encoding biotin--[acetyl-CoA-carboxylase] ligase, with product MSTMVSARQLLTRSLRGEVSYGAVSGTIVHTDEQTAGRARGPSRTWAADPGSSLLATIILHRSDLPPAPAASLVVGWAAAAAVAEQLSASTSRGADGISLKWPNDIFLDDRKLGGVLVETAGQDWLLAGIGINLTSCPPDETLRTPATFLGAAGCTPNRDDLLSAILTNLHAAAGYTVNRLLDSINGYMRYLNYRVVLHQGKNRIHGRFSGIGPEGEALIEAKGETIHCFSGEMEPDQAAAGSPVSL
- a CDS encoding putative bifunctional diguanylate cyclase/phosphodiesterase, which produces MNNSDDHTEPGQSNPTQLIRLQESMRQIESLRIELDTVRMQKIELEHELERTSLRRRELEKLLSLHEKTGLPTHFRLKTELQQTLDHLNHTGDGNLSVMILHLDKTINTLQRTTKTSISEWVLYQLGNRFLEMLSEQEQVFHTRDAEFVFLLRVPQDDSLYRKVKQIFQRLREPFMFSNIKVTLDGWAGIALYPDHGVTRSVLMRHADVALGSALEQKRSSVVFQEQLMHQVIEKMDLQNSIIRAIEAPAMENIGQQFSLQYQPKLFVGDCAGDGHFVQRIEGEALMRWRHPEKGVIAPDRFIPLAEETGLIMPMGKWVVYTAAQQILSWQQQGMTGVPIAVNISARQLQNDDILEIVRNLVKSKGLPPQQLIFELTETAIFEDPERAKRTMQKLTDLGIRISIDDFGTGYSSLSYLSRFPVHEIKVDRLFIARFLKNQADDAIIRSITRLAQEMEWNIVAEGVEKLEEVERLRDIGVQCFQGFYFAKPMIPDDFFRFVSSLTDNDMILNI